A window of the Equus asinus isolate D_3611 breed Donkey chromosome 20, EquAss-T2T_v2, whole genome shotgun sequence genome harbors these coding sequences:
- the LOC106830599 gene encoding zinc finger protein 426-like isoform X1, with product MKREGSVTFDEKWLWTLLDLAQKNLYREVMLETYKNLTTVGYQLFKPNLISWLEQEELRTVKKGILQEWKMQLKTKESTVPPQDILVEKTSNRIEMVRSERSHNGWELCDCKECGKHVSEHSCFKTPRRTQNGKNTYVGSQYGKNFLTLHKKTSTGEKLSVFNQSGKTVSLTPNIVSWKTSMQGKGFECSDSQKAFVNQSSFQAQMRSHNREKLLSMEGM from the exons ATGAAGAGAGAG GGTTCTGTGACCTTTGATGAGAAATGGCTGTGGACTTTACTGGACCTTGCTCAGAAAAACCTATACAGAGAAGTTATGCTGGAGACCTACAAGAACCTGACCACAGTAG GGTATCAACTGTTCAAACCCAATCTGATCTCTTGGTTGGAACAAGAAGAGTTGAGGACAGTGAAGAAAGGAATCCTCCAAG AAtggaaaatgcaacttaaaaccAAAGAGTCCACAGTTCCTCCACAGGATATTTTAGTGGAAAAAACATCCAATAGGATAGAAATGGTAAGATCG GAAAGAAGCCACAATGGATGGGAACTCTGTGATTGTAAGGAATGTGGAAAACACGTCAGTGAACATTCATGCTTCAAGACACCCAGGAGAACTCAAAATGGAAAGAACACTTATGTGGGTAGTCAGTATGGAAAAAACTTCCTTACTCTGCACAAGAAAACCTCTACTGGAGAGAAACTTTCTGTGTTCAATCAGTCTGGAAAAACTGTCAGCCTGACTCCAAATATTGTGTCCTGGAAAACTAGCATGCAAGGGAAAGGCTTTGAATGCAGTGACAGTCAGAAAGCCTTTGTTAATCAGTCTTCCTTTCAGGCACAAATGAGAAGtcacaatagagaaaaactgttAAGTATGGAAGGAATGTGA
- the LOC106830599 gene encoding zinc finger protein 426-like isoform X2, giving the protein MKREGSVTFDEKWLWTLLDLAQKNLYREVMLETYKNLTTVGYQLFKPNLISWLEQEELRTVKKGILQEWKMQLKTKESTVPPQDILVEKTSNRIEMERSHNGWELCDCKECGKHVSEHSCFKTPRRTQNGKNTYVGSQYGKNFLTLHKKTSTGEKLSVFNQSGKTVSLTPNIVSWKTSMQGKGFECSDSQKAFVNQSSFQAQMRSHNREKLLSMEGM; this is encoded by the exons ATGAAGAGAGAG GGTTCTGTGACCTTTGATGAGAAATGGCTGTGGACTTTACTGGACCTTGCTCAGAAAAACCTATACAGAGAAGTTATGCTGGAGACCTACAAGAACCTGACCACAGTAG GGTATCAACTGTTCAAACCCAATCTGATCTCTTGGTTGGAACAAGAAGAGTTGAGGACAGTGAAGAAAGGAATCCTCCAAG AAtggaaaatgcaacttaaaaccAAAGAGTCCACAGTTCCTCCACAGGATATTTTAGTGGAAAAAACATCCAATAGGATAGAAATG GAAAGAAGCCACAATGGATGGGAACTCTGTGATTGTAAGGAATGTGGAAAACACGTCAGTGAACATTCATGCTTCAAGACACCCAGGAGAACTCAAAATGGAAAGAACACTTATGTGGGTAGTCAGTATGGAAAAAACTTCCTTACTCTGCACAAGAAAACCTCTACTGGAGAGAAACTTTCTGTGTTCAATCAGTCTGGAAAAACTGTCAGCCTGACTCCAAATATTGTGTCCTGGAAAACTAGCATGCAAGGGAAAGGCTTTGAATGCAGTGACAGTCAGAAAGCCTTTGTTAATCAGTCTTCCTTTCAGGCACAAATGAGAAGtcacaatagagaaaaactgttAAGTATGGAAGGAATGTGA
- the LOC106830599 gene encoding zinc finger protein 426-like isoform X3 — MAVDFTGPCSEKPIQRSYAGDLQEPDHRYQLFKPNLISWLEQEELRTVKKGILQEWKMQLKTKESTVPPQDILVEKTSNRIEMVRSERSHNGWELCDCKECGKHVSEHSCFKTPRRTQNGKNTYVGSQYGKNFLTLHKKTSTGEKLSVFNQSGKTVSLTPNIVSWKTSMQGKGFECSDSQKAFVNQSSFQAQMRSHNREKLLSMEGM; from the exons ATGGCTGTGGACTTTACTGGACCTTGCTCAGAAAAACCTATACAGAGAAGTTATGCTGGAGACCTACAAGAACCTGACCACA GGTATCAACTGTTCAAACCCAATCTGATCTCTTGGTTGGAACAAGAAGAGTTGAGGACAGTGAAGAAAGGAATCCTCCAAG AAtggaaaatgcaacttaaaaccAAAGAGTCCACAGTTCCTCCACAGGATATTTTAGTGGAAAAAACATCCAATAGGATAGAAATGGTAAGATCG GAAAGAAGCCACAATGGATGGGAACTCTGTGATTGTAAGGAATGTGGAAAACACGTCAGTGAACATTCATGCTTCAAGACACCCAGGAGAACTCAAAATGGAAAGAACACTTATGTGGGTAGTCAGTATGGAAAAAACTTCCTTACTCTGCACAAGAAAACCTCTACTGGAGAGAAACTTTCTGTGTTCAATCAGTCTGGAAAAACTGTCAGCCTGACTCCAAATATTGTGTCCTGGAAAACTAGCATGCAAGGGAAAGGCTTTGAATGCAGTGACAGTCAGAAAGCCTTTGTTAATCAGTCTTCCTTTCAGGCACAAATGAGAAGtcacaatagagaaaaactgttAAGTATGGAAGGAATGTGA